A stretch of Exiguobacterium sp. BMC-KP DNA encodes these proteins:
- the obgE gene encoding GTPase ObgE: MFVDQVNIYVKAGDGGRGQVAFRREKYVPDGGPAGGDGGHGAHVVLEVDEGLRTLMDFRYKRHFKAVQGENGMSKGMHGRKAEHLVVKVPPGTVVYDDDTNAVIADLVHHGQQAIVAKGGRGGRGNTRFATPANPAPEHAENGEPGEEKYLKLELKMLADVGLVGFPSVGKSTMLSVVSAARPKIGAYHFTTITPNIGVVETEDSRSFVMADLPGLIEGASEGVGLGHQFLRHVERTKVIVHVIDMSGMEGRDPIEDYNIINKELADYNLRLTERPQVVVANKMDMPDAAEHLEAFKEAFPDLEVFEISAATRQGLRDLLFRIADLVDATPEFGLEELEEKTATPRVVYGYEAPEAGFTISKDEDDCFVIKGPRIEKLFTMTNFMREESIKRFARTLRQMGVDEELRRLGAIDGDVVRIRDFEFEFVESSF, translated from the coding sequence ATGTTTGTCGATCAGGTAAATATTTATGTAAAAGCAGGTGACGGAGGACGTGGGCAAGTAGCGTTCCGTCGCGAGAAATACGTTCCAGACGGTGGCCCAGCCGGCGGTGACGGTGGTCATGGAGCTCACGTCGTCCTCGAAGTCGACGAAGGACTTCGGACATTGATGGACTTCCGTTACAAACGTCACTTTAAAGCAGTTCAAGGTGAAAACGGAATGTCAAAAGGGATGCACGGTCGTAAAGCCGAGCATTTAGTCGTCAAGGTCCCACCGGGTACGGTTGTCTACGATGATGATACAAATGCGGTCATCGCTGACCTCGTCCATCACGGACAACAAGCAATCGTCGCAAAAGGTGGACGTGGCGGACGTGGGAATACACGCTTTGCGACACCAGCCAACCCAGCGCCTGAGCACGCTGAAAACGGTGAGCCAGGAGAAGAGAAGTACTTGAAGCTTGAACTGAAGATGCTAGCAGACGTTGGTCTCGTCGGCTTCCCGAGTGTCGGGAAATCAACGATGTTATCGGTCGTTTCAGCAGCACGTCCGAAAATCGGCGCGTATCACTTTACGACGATCACACCGAACATCGGTGTCGTCGAAACGGAAGATAGCCGTAGTTTCGTCATGGCTGACTTGCCAGGATTGATTGAAGGAGCAAGTGAAGGTGTTGGACTCGGTCACCAGTTCCTCCGTCACGTCGAGCGGACGAAAGTCATCGTACACGTCATCGACATGAGTGGAATGGAAGGACGCGATCCAATCGAAGACTACAATATCATCAATAAAGAACTCGCGGACTATAATCTTCGTTTGACAGAGCGTCCACAAGTTGTCGTCGCGAACAAGATGGACATGCCGGATGCGGCAGAACATCTCGAAGCATTCAAGGAAGCTTTCCCGGATCTTGAAGTATTCGAGATTTCAGCAGCAACACGTCAAGGGTTGCGTGATCTCTTATTCCGAATCGCTGACCTCGTCGATGCGACACCAGAATTCGGTTTAGAGGAACTCGAAGAGAAAACAGCGACACCACGTGTCGTCTATGGTTACGAAGCACCAGAAGCTGGCTTTACGATTTCGAAAGATGAAGACGACTGCTTCGTCATCAAAGGACCACGGATCGAAAAACTCTTCACGATGACGAACTTCATGCGTGAAGAATCGATTAAACGTTTCGCTCGGACACTTCGTCAAATGGGTGTCGACGAAGAGTTACGTCGTCTTGGTGCGATTGACGGTGATGTCGTTCGAATTCGTGATTTCGAGTTCGAATTCGTCGAGTCATCATTCTAA
- a CDS encoding ribonuclease E/G, giving the protein MRWISEQTASLERLALVEGGRLIEYHERMRDEIRVGTFVYAKVDRLHPTLGAAFLIATDGTPLYLPLNETIEALRRYPDVPTIGQAVQVGQTLLVQVVKEGVAPKQHKVTQNITYGGRYLVYFPYGRRVRFSRKLDLVVQRQLAEQLTTTDEEGILYRTEAAKASIEELKQELQSLRTRHKELMQAPRLEQDEALIVQEAKRLPHVTEALVMTRQEKERLELLGLSVERSLRKGRLPEMEKIDGAIERAMQRVVWLDGGAYLLIEEVETMTVIDVNSGKTISVKEQKRTFDQINEAAAVEVMRQLRLRNISGMVAIDFLRGSSKGQTRVTQLLKERAALETKQIEVYGFTKMGLCELTRQRHGKSLQERSQESGQWTRLSVYRLIEPKLLEIATYAEAVVIRAPRHLIQDEFVSRQPLEVHVLEGDPAVLFTGASQDCLDFIKRSE; this is encoded by the coding sequence ATGCGATGGATTAGTGAACAGACCGCCTCGCTTGAACGACTGGCATTGGTCGAAGGGGGACGATTGATTGAATACCATGAACGGATGCGTGACGAGATTCGCGTTGGTACATTCGTTTATGCGAAAGTCGATCGGCTGCATCCGACACTCGGAGCGGCCTTCTTAATCGCGACCGATGGAACGCCGCTTTATTTACCACTAAACGAGACGATTGAAGCGCTGCGTCGTTATCCGGATGTACCGACGATCGGTCAAGCCGTCCAGGTCGGACAAACGTTACTCGTCCAGGTCGTTAAGGAAGGCGTCGCACCGAAACAACATAAGGTGACGCAGAACATCACTTATGGGGGGCGTTATCTCGTCTATTTCCCGTACGGTCGGCGTGTCCGTTTTAGTCGGAAGCTAGATTTAGTCGTTCAGCGTCAGCTAGCGGAGCAACTGACGACGACAGACGAAGAAGGGATTCTCTACCGGACGGAGGCAGCAAAAGCATCGATTGAGGAATTAAAGCAAGAGCTGCAATCGTTGCGGACACGACATAAAGAGCTGATGCAAGCACCACGTCTCGAACAAGACGAGGCGTTGATCGTCCAAGAAGCAAAACGGCTTCCACACGTCACGGAAGCACTCGTTATGACGCGTCAGGAAAAGGAACGACTTGAACTACTTGGTCTTTCTGTCGAACGCTCGTTACGAAAAGGACGCTTGCCAGAGATGGAGAAAATTGATGGGGCAATCGAGAGGGCGATGCAACGTGTCGTCTGGCTTGACGGAGGGGCGTATCTCTTGATTGAAGAAGTTGAGACGATGACGGTCATCGACGTCAACAGCGGAAAGACGATTTCCGTCAAGGAACAAAAGCGGACGTTTGACCAGATCAATGAAGCGGCTGCTGTCGAAGTCATGCGCCAATTACGATTGCGCAACATTAGTGGAATGGTTGCGATCGACTTCCTTCGCGGCTCAAGTAAAGGTCAGACACGGGTGACCCAACTCCTCAAAGAGCGAGCAGCACTCGAGACGAAACAAATCGAGGTCTACGGATTCACGAAAATGGGCTTATGCGAACTGACACGACAACGTCACGGAAAATCACTACAGGAACGCTCACAGGAATCCGGTCAGTGGACACGATTAAGCGTCTATCGGTTGATCGAACCAAAGTTGCTTGAAATCGCGACTTATGCCGAAGCAGTCGTGATTCGGGCACCGCGTCACCTGATACAAGACGAATTCGTTTCTCGCCAACCGCTCGAAGTGCATGTGCTTGAAGGTGATCCCGCCGTCCTTTTCACGGGGGCGTCACAGGACTGTCTCGATTTCATCAAGCGATCGGAATAA
- a CDS encoding Spo0B domain-containing protein, whose product MEEQQVLDLLKTLRHEWLNRIQLVRSYGAIGDEQAVESICSAYRDQASREGRLGRIGLPKTALALLQAEWSGKTVTYDVIGAPHMEDERLKQLVEAAIAMIDVGVGEVSVTFHEGVTIEIYRDLLDMSRLEDLVTPMEIESQTENECVIEIESLPFEEEK is encoded by the coding sequence ATGGAGGAACAACAGGTACTTGATCTTTTAAAGACTCTTCGTCACGAGTGGTTGAACCGGATACAACTCGTCCGTTCGTATGGCGCGATCGGAGACGAACAAGCAGTCGAGTCAATCTGTTCGGCATACCGAGATCAAGCATCTCGGGAAGGACGTCTAGGGCGAATCGGATTGCCGAAAACCGCACTGGCGTTACTACAAGCTGAATGGTCAGGCAAAACTGTGACGTATGATGTCATCGGAGCACCCCACATGGAAGATGAGCGGTTGAAACAACTCGTCGAAGCAGCCATCGCCATGATTGATGTAGGAGTAGGAGAAGTATCCGTGACCTTCCACGAGGGCGTGACCATCGAGATCTATCGGGATCTACTAGATATGTCGCGCCTTGAAGATCTAGTGACGCCGATGGAAATCGAGTCGCAGACGGAAAATGAGTGTGTGATTGAGATTGAAAGTCTTCCGTTTGAGGAAGAGAAGTAA
- the mreD gene encoding rod shape-determining protein MreD, with product MNNVKLFFAVFLLFILEGTLFAGPLGDGSPYVIHTTLIGLMFLGRYGKLEQALGFGLVFGLLYDFVYSDIIGIYLFALSAIPLFSSFVLKYVKENVLTILVTFTFSAILYELDIYFFTASVVGVGVSFQELATQIIPRSLVAQLIGIIILYYPMTRLVQSTLDEKRG from the coding sequence GTGAATAACGTTAAGTTGTTTTTCGCCGTGTTCCTTCTTTTTATCTTAGAAGGGACGTTGTTTGCAGGACCTCTTGGAGATGGGTCGCCGTACGTCATTCATACAACTTTGATTGGGTTGATGTTTCTCGGTCGGTACGGAAAACTTGAACAGGCACTTGGATTCGGTCTCGTCTTTGGATTGCTATATGATTTCGTTTATTCAGACATCATTGGTATTTACTTATTTGCGTTATCCGCCATTCCGCTTTTTAGTAGCTTCGTGCTAAAATATGTAAAGGAGAACGTATTGACGATTCTCGTCACGTTCACGTTTAGTGCCATTTTGTATGAACTCGATATATATTTCTTCACGGCTTCGGTCGTTGGTGTCGGCGTTTCCTTCCAGGAACTTGCGACACAGATCATTCCAAGGAGTCTGGTTGCCCAGCTAATCGGGATCATCATCTTGTATTATCCGATGACCCGACTCGTGCAATCTACCCTTGACGAGAAAAGAGGATGA
- the rplU gene encoding 50S ribosomal protein L21, with protein sequence MYAIIKTGGKQVKVEAGQEIYVEKLNADVDSTVEFGEVLILGGDDVKVGAPLVEGAKVVATVIKHARAKKITVFKMKAKKNYRRKQGHRQPYTKVRIEKIEA encoded by the coding sequence ATGTACGCAATTATCAAAACTGGTGGTAAACAAGTCAAAGTCGAAGCTGGCCAAGAAATCTACGTTGAGAAATTAAACGCAGACGTCGACAGCACAGTCGAATTTGGTGAAGTATTGATCCTTGGTGGTGACGATGTTAAAGTCGGCGCTCCACTCGTAGAAGGTGCGAAGGTCGTAGCAACGGTCATCAAACACGCTCGCGCGAAAAAGATCACTGTCTTCAAAATGAAAGCGAAAAAGAACTACCGTCGTAAGCAAGGTCACCGTCAACCTTACACGAAGGTCCGCATCGAGAAAATCGAAGCGTAA
- the radC gene encoding RadC family protein, producing MVQLKGLAQATTVELLACLVRSGTRDRTPLEIAEELLHIYPSLIELEAAGVGGLEKAPGVGKAKALQIMAGLELGRRLVTEPKWVRPTIRSPEDAAELLLEEMRLYQQEHFICLYLNTKNEVVSKKTLFIGGLNTSIVHPRDVFREAIRCSAANFIAVHNHPSGDPTPSREDIEVSERLVEAGRLVGISCLDHIIIGHGQFISMKQRGFM from the coding sequence ATGGTTCAGTTGAAAGGCTTGGCACAGGCGACGACAGTCGAGTTGCTGGCGTGTCTCGTCCGAAGTGGGACGCGCGACCGGACACCGCTTGAAATCGCGGAAGAATTGCTGCACATTTATCCTTCGTTGATTGAACTCGAGGCAGCCGGAGTCGGAGGACTCGAAAAAGCACCTGGAGTCGGGAAGGCCAAGGCATTACAAATCATGGCGGGACTGGAACTCGGTCGTCGTCTCGTCACGGAACCGAAGTGGGTTCGACCGACGATCCGTTCACCGGAAGATGCTGCAGAATTATTGCTTGAAGAGATGCGTCTTTATCAGCAGGAACACTTCATCTGTTTATATTTAAATACGAAAAATGAGGTCGTCTCGAAAAAGACGTTATTCATTGGAGGATTGAACACGTCGATCGTCCACCCACGAGACGTCTTCCGGGAAGCGATTCGCTGCTCGGCTGCGAACTTTATCGCCGTCCACAATCATCCGTCTGGTGATCCGACTCCGAGTCGCGAAGATATTGAGGTTTCAGAACGGCTCGTTGAGGCAGGACGCCTCGTTGGAATTAGTTGTCTTGACCACATCATCATCGGGCATGGACAATTTATTAGTATGAAACAGCGCGGATTTATGTAA
- the minD gene encoding septum site-determining protein MinD has protein sequence MGRAIVVTSGKGGVGKTTTTANIGTALALMGHSVCLVDTDIGLRNLDIVLGLDNRSIYNIVDVVTGQCKLHQALVRDKRFEEMYLLPAAQSKDKSSVTPEQVKAIIDTLKLEYDFVLIDCPAGIEQGFMNAIAGADEAVVVTTPEKAAVQDADRIIGMLERSERNIVPKLVINRVRSHMMASGDMLDIDEIMRILSIDLLGLIIDDEEVIAASHRGVPVTMNPDNRAGLGYRNIARRILGESVPLLDLNEQPQKGFFVKLKKMLGMK, from the coding sequence ATGGGACGCGCCATCGTCGTCACATCCGGGAAAGGTGGCGTCGGAAAAACGACGACGACTGCAAATATCGGAACAGCACTTGCGTTGATGGGACATTCGGTTTGTCTCGTCGATACGGATATCGGGTTACGCAATCTGGATATCGTGCTTGGTCTCGATAACCGGAGTATCTATAACATCGTTGACGTCGTGACAGGGCAATGTAAGTTGCACCAAGCGCTCGTCCGCGATAAACGTTTTGAAGAGATGTATCTGTTGCCTGCTGCTCAATCAAAGGATAAGTCCTCCGTCACACCCGAACAGGTGAAGGCAATCATCGATACACTGAAACTCGAATACGACTTTGTCTTGATTGACTGCCCAGCAGGAATCGAACAAGGGTTTATGAATGCAATCGCTGGAGCGGATGAAGCCGTCGTCGTGACGACACCAGAAAAAGCAGCCGTCCAGGATGCGGACCGGATCATCGGAATGCTCGAGCGTTCAGAACGTAACATTGTTCCAAAACTCGTCATTAACCGGGTCCGTTCACACATGATGGCGTCTGGTGATATGCTCGACATCGATGAGATCATGCGTATCCTCTCGATTGATCTGCTTGGTCTGATCATCGATGATGAGGAAGTCATCGCTGCTTCCCACCGTGGTGTTCCCGTGACGATGAATCCGGATAACCGGGCTGGACTCGGCTACCGAAACATCGCGCGCCGGATTCTGGGAGAGTCCGTACCGCTGCTCGATTTAAATGAACAACCGCAAAAAGGGTTCTTCGTCAAATTGAAGAAGATGCTTGGGATGAAATAA
- a CDS encoding ribosomal-processing cysteine protease Prp, with translation MIRVKIRRDEAELVRSIEVTGHAEFAEPGLDLVCAGVSSVIFGAYNAIEALLGQVLLLEMAEQQEGGYFYVEPYADLAPDVSERTQLLLEATLVQLGTIAESYGEFIQLEQV, from the coding sequence ATGATACGTGTCAAGATTCGACGAGATGAAGCGGAACTCGTCCGCTCCATCGAAGTGACAGGACATGCCGAGTTTGCAGAACCAGGTCTCGACCTTGTCTGTGCCGGCGTCTCGTCGGTGATCTTCGGGGCATATAATGCCATAGAAGCATTACTCGGGCAGGTCCTGCTCCTTGAAATGGCAGAACAACAAGAAGGTGGCTACTTTTATGTAGAACCGTACGCTGACTTAGCACCGGATGTCAGTGAACGCACCCAATTGTTACTGGAGGCGACTTTGGTCCAGCTTGGTACCATCGCTGAAAGTTACGGTGAGTTTATCCAACTTGAACAAGTATAG
- the mreC gene encoding rod shape-determining protein MreC codes for MKRFLNNRKLLITLLSFLLLVILIGISLQGRNQSHWYQSFVRDTVGVGQRLFATPIGWIDDTVTSIKEVRDVYKENEHLKSRLSDYAGNAVKVRDLERENKELKDMLDLNGSIRDYKLLPAEMIGRTSSEWQRFVTINIGEQKGVKPNMAVVTADGLIGRVIQASAYTSLVQLMSDTSRTNNVSATADDTKGKGVFGTIEGFDDETKLLKFTKIPNDAKLKKGQTVTTSGLGGKYPSGIVIGKIEEVKSDQYGASKIAYVKPAADFEQFGHVFVIEREAKEPFAETDKGGDTRE; via the coding sequence ATGAAGCGATTTTTAAATAATCGAAAACTGCTCATCACACTCCTTAGTTTTCTCCTTTTGGTGATCTTGATCGGAATTTCGCTGCAAGGGCGTAACCAATCCCACTGGTATCAAAGCTTCGTGCGGGATACTGTGGGCGTCGGTCAACGCCTTTTCGCGACACCGATTGGCTGGATTGATGATACGGTCACTTCGATTAAAGAAGTGCGTGACGTGTACAAAGAGAATGAACACTTGAAATCACGCTTGAGTGACTATGCCGGTAACGCCGTCAAAGTCCGTGATCTTGAACGTGAGAATAAAGAATTGAAAGATATGCTCGACCTGAACGGATCGATTCGCGACTACAAATTGTTACCAGCAGAGATGATCGGTCGGACATCGTCCGAATGGCAACGGTTCGTCACAATCAACATCGGAGAACAAAAAGGAGTCAAGCCGAACATGGCCGTCGTAACAGCAGATGGACTAATCGGTCGCGTCATCCAGGCGAGCGCTTATACTTCCCTCGTGCAGTTAATGTCAGATACGAGTCGGACGAATAACGTCTCGGCAACGGCAGACGACACGAAAGGAAAAGGAGTCTTCGGAACGATCGAAGGTTTTGATGATGAGACGAAATTACTCAAGTTCACGAAAATTCCGAACGACGCGAAGCTGAAAAAAGGGCAGACCGTTACGACGTCTGGTCTCGGGGGGAAATATCCGAGCGGGATCGTCATCGGAAAAATCGAGGAAGTGAAATCCGATCAGTATGGGGCTTCGAAAATCGCATACGTCAAACCGGCAGCAGACTTCGAACAGTTCGGTCATGTCTTCGTGATTGAACGCGAAGCGAAGGAACCTTTCGCTGAGACCGATAAGGGAGGGGACACTCGTGAATAA
- a CDS encoding septum site-determining protein MinC, producing the protein MIERKRYVTMKGHRGGLAVYVNERCSVDEFLDDLELTLADKSVENGRAVPITFFFGRRYVDEGVLTAVESIVARHDSFSFKGYDSECITKDEAKALYGERTFHYFGGTARSGHVLDVEGSIVIIGDINPGAVVHATGSIYCLGALRGTVHAGKGGNTEAVIAASVLQPKWVAVAGTIHEEPDDAPIPALDMGCAFLGEDGVEFSRLQTVPLARMDQFAIDSERG; encoded by the coding sequence ATGATTGAGCGTAAACGTTATGTAACGATGAAAGGTCATCGTGGTGGCCTCGCCGTCTATGTGAATGAAAGGTGCAGTGTGGATGAATTTCTTGACGATTTAGAGTTGACGCTTGCGGACAAATCCGTCGAGAACGGACGCGCCGTACCGATCACCTTCTTCTTCGGTCGACGTTATGTCGATGAAGGAGTGTTGACGGCCGTCGAATCTATCGTCGCGCGACATGATTCCTTCTCTTTCAAAGGTTACGACAGTGAGTGCATCACGAAGGACGAGGCAAAAGCCTTGTACGGTGAGCGAACGTTCCACTACTTCGGTGGAACGGCACGCAGTGGGCACGTATTAGACGTCGAAGGTTCGATCGTCATTATCGGAGATATCAATCCGGGAGCGGTCGTCCATGCGACAGGAAGTATCTATTGTCTCGGTGCTTTGCGTGGTACCGTTCATGCAGGTAAGGGTGGTAATACGGAAGCGGTCATCGCGGCGAGTGTGCTTCAACCGAAATGGGTCGCGGTCGCTGGAACCATCCATGAGGAACCGGATGACGCACCGATTCCTGCTCTTGACATGGGTTGTGCATTTTTAGGCGAAGACGGGGTCGAATTTTCCCGCCTTCAAACCGTTCCGCTTGCGCGGATGGATCAGTTTGCGATTGATAGTGAAAGAGGGTGA
- a CDS encoding rod shape-determining protein — MFGSFSREIGIDLGTANTLVYVKGQGIVVREPSVVAFRTDTGKIEAVGNAAKNMIGRTPGNVTARRPMKDGVIADYETTATMIKYFMDQASKKKGLFSSKTNVMICVPSGITSVEKRAVEDAAKLAGAREAYTIEEPFAAAIGAGLPVSEPTGSMVVDIGGGTTEVAVISLGGIVTSQSIRVGGDEMDESIIRYIKSKYNLMIGERTAETLKMTIGYARIDEESENETMEIRGRDLVTGLPKQIEVTSAEICDALSDTVDAILAGVKHTLEQTPPELSADVMDRGIVLTGGGALLKNLDAVIEDETRILTLVAENALDCVAIGTGKSLEMMNVLRSKSGISQKR; from the coding sequence ATGTTTGGATCATTCAGCCGTGAAATCGGCATTGACTTAGGTACGGCTAACACACTTGTATATGTAAAGGGGCAAGGGATTGTTGTTCGCGAACCGTCTGTCGTCGCATTCCGTACAGATACAGGAAAAATTGAAGCTGTCGGTAACGCGGCGAAAAACATGATTGGTCGTACGCCGGGTAACGTGACTGCACGACGCCCGATGAAAGACGGGGTTATCGCGGATTATGAAACAACCGCTACGATGATCAAATATTTCATGGATCAAGCTTCGAAGAAAAAAGGCTTATTCTCTTCAAAAACGAACGTCATGATTTGTGTACCAAGCGGTATCACATCGGTCGAAAAACGTGCCGTTGAAGATGCAGCGAAACTCGCAGGTGCGCGTGAAGCGTACACAATCGAAGAACCATTTGCAGCAGCGATCGGAGCGGGTCTTCCTGTTTCAGAACCAACAGGCTCGATGGTCGTCGACATCGGTGGTGGTACGACAGAAGTTGCGGTCATCTCACTCGGTGGTATCGTAACGAGCCAATCGATCCGTGTCGGTGGCGATGAGATGGATGAATCGATCATTCGTTACATCAAATCGAAATACAACTTGATGATCGGGGAGCGGACAGCTGAGACGTTGAAAATGACGATTGGTTACGCTCGCATCGATGAAGAGTCAGAAAATGAAACGATGGAAATCCGTGGACGCGATCTTGTGACAGGTCTTCCAAAACAAATCGAAGTCACAAGTGCTGAAATTTGTGACGCACTTTCGGATACAGTAGATGCGATTCTTGCTGGTGTGAAGCATACACTTGAGCAGACACCTCCTGAATTATCAGCAGACGTCATGGACCGCGGAATCGTCTTGACAGGCGGCGGGGCACTCTTGAAGAACCTCGACGCTGTCATTGAAGACGAAACACGTATTTTGACACTCGTTGCAGAAAATGCACTCGATTGCGTCGCAATCGGTACAGGAAAATCACTCGAGATGATGAATGTCCTTCGTTCGAAATCAGGCATCTCGCAAAAAAGATAA
- the rpmA gene encoding 50S ribosomal protein L27, which yields MLKLNLQFFASKKGVGSTKNGRDSQSKRLGAKRADGQTVSAGSILYRQRGTKIHPGMNVGRGGDDTLFATATGVVRFERLGRDKKQVSVYPA from the coding sequence ATGTTGAAACTTAATCTTCAGTTCTTCGCATCGAAAAAAGGGGTAGGTTCGACAAAGAACGGTCGTGACTCGCAATCGAAACGCCTTGGGGCGAAACGTGCAGACGGTCAAACTGTTTCTGCTGGTTCAATCCTCTACCGTCAACGCGGTACGAAGATTCACCCAGGTATGAACGTCGGACGTGGTGGCGATGATACACTTTTCGCAACTGCAACTGGTGTCGTTCGTTTCGAACGTCTCGGACGCGACAAGAAACAAGTCAGCGTTTACCCAGCATAA
- a CDS encoding Maf family protein, giving the protein MVTQPHLILASASPRRTELLQQIGIAHAVIPANVVEEAPYPMSPHEYVRHLSQKKARAITADGVILAADTVVAIDDMILEKPSDMIEARAMLARLSGRAHEVVTGVTIRFGEKEETFDVTTHVRFGALPDEWIEGYIATTEPYDKAGGYGIQAMGGLFVEAIEGDYYNVVGLPIHEITKRLASFKIKPMFA; this is encoded by the coding sequence ATGGTAACGCAACCACACTTGATTCTAGCGTCGGCTTCACCACGCCGGACGGAACTCTTGCAACAAATCGGAATCGCTCACGCAGTCATACCAGCGAATGTCGTCGAAGAGGCACCGTACCCGATGTCACCGCATGAATACGTCCGTCATTTGTCGCAAAAGAAAGCACGAGCAATCACAGCAGATGGAGTCATTCTAGCTGCTGATACAGTCGTTGCCATTGACGATATGATTCTCGAGAAGCCGTCAGATATGATCGAGGCACGAGCGATGCTCGCACGTCTGTCGGGACGCGCTCATGAAGTCGTGACAGGGGTGACGATTCGTTTTGGTGAGAAGGAGGAGACGTTTGACGTGACGACCCACGTCCGTTTTGGTGCATTGCCGGACGAGTGGATTGAAGGTTATATCGCGACGACTGAGCCCTACGATAAAGCAGGCGGGTATGGCATCCAAGCGATGGGTGGTCTATTCGTCGAGGCAATCGAGGGCGATTATTATAATGTCGTCGGATTGCCGATCCACGAAATCACAAAACGTCTCGCGTCTTTTAAAATCAAGCCGATGTTTGCGTAA